The Pelotomaculum isophthalicicum JI genome has a window encoding:
- the guaA gene encoding glutamine-hydrolyzing GMP synthase, translating to MSLHEQEMIIVLDFGGQYSHLIARRIRDLKVFCEMLPFSTPLEDIIAKGAKGIVFSGGPSSVYSEGAPSCDPGIYKLGIPILGICYGMQLMGRQLGGVVSPAAHREYGKTELTVLERDKLFINLEPTEQCWMSHGDMVESPPPGFTVTATTSKAPVAAMARAEQSLYAVQFHPEVVHTPKGQDILQRFLFDICGCHGLWTMTSFLEQAVDEIRRQVGDKKVLCGLSGGVDSSVAAVLVHQAVGDRLTCVFVDHGLLRKGEAEQVLKVFRDKFKINLIGVEAHERFLSKLSGVTDPERKRKIIGEEFIRVFEEEADKLGQIDFLVQGTLYPDVVESGTATAAVIKSHHNVGGLPEDMRLKLIEPLCWLFKDEVRALGEEMGLPDEVVWRQPFPGPGLGVRITGEVNAEKVAILQEADAIFEEEIRKAGLYRKIWQSFAVLPDMRSVGVMGDERTYAYTVALRAVNSQDAMTADWVRLPYEVLESVSSRIVSEIRAVNRVVYDITSKPPATIEWE from the coding sequence ATGTCACTGCATGAGCAAGAAATGATCATTGTGCTCGATTTTGGCGGCCAATACAGCCACCTGATCGCGCGCCGCATCAGGGATCTGAAGGTATTCTGCGAGATGCTGCCGTTTTCAACACCACTTGAAGACATTATTGCCAAAGGGGCCAAAGGAATTGTTTTCTCCGGCGGGCCTTCCAGCGTTTACAGTGAAGGCGCTCCTTCATGCGACCCGGGCATCTATAAACTGGGCATCCCGATATTGGGCATTTGCTATGGTATGCAACTTATGGGCCGTCAGTTGGGCGGCGTGGTATCTCCCGCCGCGCACCGGGAATACGGCAAGACAGAATTGACTGTGCTTGAGCGGGACAAGCTTTTCATAAACCTGGAGCCAACCGAACAATGCTGGATGAGTCACGGCGACATGGTCGAATCACCACCACCGGGATTTACTGTCACGGCGACTACCAGCAAGGCGCCCGTAGCAGCCATGGCTCGCGCGGAGCAGTCCTTATACGCGGTGCAGTTTCACCCGGAAGTGGTTCACACGCCAAAAGGGCAGGATATACTGCAAAGATTTCTCTTTGATATATGCGGCTGCCACGGTCTTTGGACCATGACCTCATTTCTTGAACAAGCCGTTGATGAAATACGCCGGCAAGTGGGAGATAAGAAAGTGCTTTGCGGCCTGAGCGGCGGAGTGGATTCTTCCGTCGCCGCTGTTCTGGTCCATCAGGCGGTAGGCGACCGTCTTACCTGCGTCTTTGTGGATCACGGCCTGTTGCGCAAAGGTGAAGCGGAGCAGGTTCTTAAAGTTTTCAGGGATAAATTTAAAATCAATCTCATCGGGGTTGAAGCGCATGAACGCTTCCTTTCGAAATTATCAGGTGTAACAGATCCCGAACGCAAGAGGAAAATTATCGGGGAAGAATTTATCCGCGTTTTTGAAGAAGAAGCGGATAAACTTGGCCAAATAGATTTTCTGGTGCAGGGAACGCTTTACCCTGATGTGGTGGAAAGCGGCACCGCCACGGCGGCCGTAATCAAGTCACACCACAATGTGGGCGGACTGCCGGAGGACATGCGGCTGAAATTAATTGAACCACTGTGCTGGCTATTTAAAGATGAAGTGAGAGCGCTGGGTGAAGAGATGGGGCTGCCGGACGAAGTCGTTTGGCGCCAGCCATTCCCGGGGCCTGGACTGGGAGTCCGTATTACCGGTGAAGTTAACGCCGAGAAGGTGGCAATCTTACAAGAAGCGGACGCAATATTTGAAGAAGAAATTAGAAAGGCCGGCCTTTACCGGAAGATCTGGCAATCCTTCGCCGTATTGCCCGACATGAGAAGTGTGGGGGTAATGGGAGACGAGCGTACCTATGCTTATACAGTGGCGCTTAGGGCGGTAAATAGCCAGGACGCTATGACTGCTGACTGGGTTCGCCTTCCTTACGAAGTGCTTGAGTCTGTCTCTTCCCGCATTGTCAGCGAGATCAGGGCCGTTAACAGGGTGGTTTACGACATTACTTCAAAACCGCCGGCGACAATAGAGTGGGAATAG
- a CDS encoding sodium:solute symporter family protein, with protein MYGLTYSHIISIVLTLTFVSLVGIYAGRQVSGAADFTVSGRKAGVILIIGTITGTLVGGASTVGTAELAFRYGMSAWWFTLGAGAGCFLLALLLAKPLRESKLETIPQFLVMNYGPAAGPIASIFSSTGIFLNIIAQILAAIALISPIFQLSSINAALIAIVLVICYVYFGGVMSTGIVGIVKLVILYSSLIVTGLLAYTKVGGAAGIINSFPPFPWLSFFGRGFSTDIAAGFSLIVGVMSTQTYLQAMFSGKDVKTSKLGAICSGVLVLPSGLAGLLVGMYMKLNYPDMIASEALPVFVINFLPPWLGGIVLAVLLVAVIGTAAGLTLGISTMFTRDIYQKYINTQADDRRMLMISRVVLIAVIGLTILFVTGNLKSMILQWSFLSMGLRGACIFLPLLGAVFFKNLVSPIGGILALAVGPMADLAWKLAVPGGIDPLYAGLLASFIVLLICSVMFPASRYPKTN; from the coding sequence ATGTATGGCTTAACTTATTCCCATATAATCAGTATTGTGCTAACATTGACTTTTGTATCCCTTGTGGGCATTTACGCGGGCAGGCAGGTTAGCGGCGCCGCCGATTTCACAGTGAGCGGGAGAAAAGCCGGGGTAATTCTGATAATAGGAACTATTACAGGAACTCTGGTGGGAGGCGCTTCAACTGTTGGAACAGCGGAATTGGCTTTTAGGTATGGCATGTCGGCTTGGTGGTTCACCCTTGGCGCGGGAGCAGGCTGCTTTTTGCTCGCTTTACTATTGGCCAAGCCGCTGCGGGAGTCGAAATTAGAAACAATACCGCAATTTTTAGTTATGAATTATGGTCCGGCCGCGGGGCCCATTGCCAGTATCTTTAGTTCAACGGGTATATTCTTAAATATCATAGCCCAAATTTTGGCTGCTATTGCCTTAATATCACCAATATTTCAACTTAGTTCTATTAACGCCGCCTTAATCGCCATAGTTCTGGTAATATGCTATGTCTATTTTGGCGGAGTAATGAGCACCGGTATTGTAGGAATTGTGAAACTTGTTATCCTATATAGTTCTTTAATTGTCACAGGCTTGCTGGCTTACACCAAGGTGGGGGGAGCGGCAGGCATCATCAACTCATTTCCTCCTTTCCCCTGGCTCAGTTTCTTTGGCCGGGGGTTCTCCACGGACATAGCCGCCGGCTTTTCGCTAATTGTGGGAGTTATGTCCACACAGACTTATTTGCAAGCGATGTTTTCCGGAAAAGATGTAAAAACGTCCAAGCTTGGCGCTATATGTTCGGGAGTTCTTGTGCTGCCGAGTGGCTTGGCGGGATTGCTTGTCGGCATGTACATGAAATTGAACTACCCGGATATGATAGCTTCCGAAGCCTTGCCGGTGTTTGTGATCAATTTCTTGCCCCCCTGGCTTGGGGGGATTGTGCTGGCTGTGCTGTTAGTGGCTGTCATAGGGACTGCGGCAGGCCTTACTTTAGGGATTAGCACTATGTTTACCAGGGATATTTATCAGAAATACATCAATACTCAGGCTGACGACCGCCGCATGTTGATGATATCAAGGGTAGTTCTGATTGCAGTAATAGGTTTGACCATTCTCTTTGTAACTGGAAACCTGAAATCAATGATCTTGCAATGGAGCTTTCTCTCCATGGGGTTGCGTGGGGCTTGCATATTTCTTCCGTTGTTAGGTGCGGTTTTCTTTAAAAATTTAGTCAGCCCCATAGGCGGCATTTTAGCCCTGGCAGTAGGGCCGATGGCCGACCTGGCTTGGAAACTAGCCGTTCCTGGAGGAATTGATCCATTATATGCAGGCTTGCTGGCAAGTTTCATTGTTCTTTTGATTTGTTCAGTGATGTTTCCGGCTTCCAGATATCCAAAAACAAACTAA
- a CDS encoding DUF4280 domain-containing protein: MGVLVCNGANLQCSFGVAPSTLMVLPVNRVLATTPAATIMDFAPMVNILPFGMCNSMANPTVASATAAAMGVLTPMPCVPVTPAPWAPGSPQVLIGNMPALNNSSKLMCAWGGVIQIISPGQFKTQETRIFNVWLNLFPYNQYCANIDFCIPCGHLRGQAG, translated from the coding sequence ATGGGCGTTCTTGTATGCAACGGGGCCAACTTGCAATGCAGCTTCGGAGTTGCGCCGTCTACGTTGATGGTGCTGCCGGTAAACCGTGTGTTAGCAACCACGCCTGCCGCTACAATAATGGATTTTGCGCCAATGGTTAATATACTGCCTTTTGGGATGTGTAACTCCATGGCTAATCCCACAGTCGCGTCAGCCACGGCGGCGGCTATGGGTGTTTTAACTCCGATGCCTTGCGTGCCGGTCACGCCCGCTCCATGGGCGCCTGGCAGCCCGCAGGTGCTGATCGGAAATATGCCGGCGCTGAATAATTCGTCGAAATTAATGTGCGCTTGGGGCGGAGTAATCCAAATAATCAGCCCGGGGCAATTTAAAACCCAAGAAACCAGGATCTTCAATGTATGGCTTAACTTATTCCCATATAATCAGTATTGTGCTAACATTGACTTTTGTATCCCTTGTGGGCATTTACGCGGGCAGGCAGGTTAG